A segment of the Halovivax limisalsi genome:
GGTCGATGCTCGGGACCGTGTCGCCGATGGCCATGAACCGGTCGGTCGAGAGCCGATCCGGCATCTGGATGTGGGCCGAACCGCGGTGCTGGATTCCCTCCTTTCGCTCGGCGTCGGCGAAGCGCGGGTCCCGGTCCAGCCAGTAGTCCATGTAGTCGTCGACCGAGAAGCCCTCGCGGGCGTTCTCGCGGTGGCTGTCGTTCTGGATGTAGCAGAGGCCGACCTTCGCCTCGTCCGCGCCGGTGTGAAAGATCCAGGAGTAGCCGCCGGGCGCGAGGTCGTGGTCGAGGCGCAGCATCATCGCGTCGGTCAGGTCGCCGAAGTCCGGGTGGTCGAGGTCGACGCCTGTCAGCTCGTACTCGATACCGATCGCGTGGTTCTCGCGGCGCAGGTCGCTCACGCCGAGTGCTTTCGCCAGCGGCGCGCTCGGCCCCGTCGCGTCGATAGTGATATCGGCGCGCACCTCTTCGGAGCCGTCGTACCTGACGCCGACGATCTCGCCGTTCTCCATGATCGGCGCAGTGACTCGCGCGTCGAAGCGGTACTCGGCACCCTGCTCGCGGCCCGCCTCGACGAGCCAGCGCTTGAAGTCCGCGAACTCGAGGACGGCGCCCGGGTGGTTGCGCGTGTAGTGGTGATTGGGGGATTCGAGGACCACCTTGTCGGTGAAGTTCATCACCACGTCGTCGGGGACGCCGAAGGAGGTGATCATCGACGGGAAAGTGCCGGCCGTGGACTTGTTACTGGTCTTGGGGAAGACGTCTTCGGCCTCGGTCTCGAGGACGACGACGTCGTACCCCCGCGTCGCCAGGTCGCGCGCACACTGGGCGCCCGCCGGGCCCGCACCCGCCACGATCACGTCGTACTGGTCGCTCATCTCCGAATACTTCGTCAGCGTGGATAATGAGTGTTGATGAATCGATTCGCGGGCCGGACGGTCGGTTCTGCACGATCGAGAGGTTCCGCAGACCGTGTTCCAGCCGCCTCCGGCCGCCCGAGCGTGATCGGTGTGCCGGGCACACAGACGACGCTAGCGGCGATGTTCGCCGCTCGAACGTCGATTCGACTTCGGGGCGGCGACCGCCGGGGTCACTCCAGCAGCTGATCCCCGATCGTGTTCCGCAGCACCTCGCTGGTCCCCTCGTAGATCTCGTTGAGCTTCGCGTCGCGGTAGAAGCGCTCGGCGGGGAAGTCCTTGGTGTAGCCGTAGCCGCCGTGGATCTGGATGCCCTCGT
Coding sequences within it:
- a CDS encoding digeranylgeranylglycerophospholipid reductase produces the protein MSDQYDVIVAGAGPAGAQCARDLATRGYDVVVLETEAEDVFPKTSNKSTAGTFPSMITSFGVPDDVVMNFTDKVVLESPNHHYTRNHPGAVLEFADFKRWLVEAGREQGAEYRFDARVTAPIMENGEIVGVRYDGSEEVRADITIDATGPSAPLAKALGVSDLRRENHAIGIEYELTGVDLDHPDFGDLTDAMMLRLDHDLAPGGYSWIFHTGADEAKVGLCYIQNDSHRENAREGFSVDDYMDYWLDRDPRFADAERKEGIQHRGSAHIQMPDRLSTDRFMAIGDTVPSIDPVWGEGIHKGMKSARAAAITVEACLDKGMTDTSAEQMSVYDRLWHRDVAPNQRRRLLMTELLYLAGNERYDRFMEDLNGLDERTMRKLNSGNPLAIAKLLHLDDIPLLKEFVREKVAVDLDGIIPKPVNKQRSNASAAFEFE